The following are encoded in a window of Ricinus communis isolate WT05 ecotype wild-type chromosome 4, ASM1957865v1, whole genome shotgun sequence genomic DNA:
- the LOC8289714 gene encoding dehydrodolichyl diphosphate synthase 6 → MEVHNNSRMNKLFGHLASFMRRSIFRVLCNGPIPSHLSVIMDGNRRFTKKENLKPGAGYRAGFSALMSMLKYCYELGVKYVTIFAFGIDNFKRRSDEVQVIMDLMLEKTLGMLKEESIVHQYGVRVYFIGNLKLLDEPLRVAAEKVMRTTSNNTKFVLLICVAYSSTDEIAHAVQESCQEKWKEIEHSNSDKVSNDLVKVEAGKNINNAREFCKEEADELQAGKASSESDGVNKGTEEICNEHSVTANAIQRSGFGDKWDDEGQPLWETRSGNSVSGNLDEEREKMQSNSIIKQVDLQKHMYMAVAPDPDILIRTAGETRLSNFLLWQAGDCPLYSPDVLWPEFGLRHLVWAVLNFQRSCAYSEKKKKQL, encoded by the coding sequence ATGGAAGTACATAACAATAGCAGGATGAACAAACTGTTTGGACATTTGGCAAGTTTTATGAGACGATCCATATTTCGTGTTCTATGCAACGGTCCCATTCCCAGTCATCTTTCCGTCATAATGGATGGAAATCGGAGGTTTACTAAGAAGGAGAACCTGAAGCCAGGGGCTGGTTATAGGGCTGGGTTTTCAGCTCTTATGTCCATGCTTAAGTACTGCTATGAGTTGGGGGTGAAGTATGTAACCATTTTTGCCTTTGgcattgataattttaaaaggcGATCTGATGAGGTTCAGGTTATAATGGATCTAATGCTGGAGAAGACTTTGGGGATGCTCAAGGAAGAAAGCATAGTCCATCAGTATGGTGTTAGAGTATATTTTATTGGTAATTTGAAGCTTCTAGATGAGCCACTCAGGGTTGCAGCAGAAAAGGTTATGAGGACTACCTCCAACAATACGAAGTTTGTGCTTTTGATTTGCGTAGCCTATTCATCAACTGATGAGATAGCCCATGCTGTCCAAGAATcttgtcaagaaaaatggaaagaaattgAGCATTCCAACTCTGATAAAGTTTCCAATGATTTAGTTAAAGTAGAAGCTGGTAAGAACATAAATAATGCTCGAGAATTCTGCAAAGAGGAAGCAGATGAACTCCAAGCAGGGAAAGCAAGTTCAGAAAGTGATGGTGTGAATAAAGGAACGGAAGAGATTTGCAATGAACATAGTGTCACTGCGAATGCTATCCAAAGATCAGGTTTTGGAGACAAATGGGATGATGAAGGTCAACCGTTGTGGGAAACTAGAAGTGGCAACAGTGTCAGTGGCAATCTAGATGAAGAAAGGGAGAAGATGCAATCTAATTCTATCATAAAGCAGGTAGATCTCCAGAAGCACATGTACATGGCAGTAGCTCCTGACCCTGATATACTGATCCGAACTGCGGGGGAGACCCGTCTGAGCAACTTCCTACTTTGGCAGGCTGGTGACTGCCCACTGTATTCTCCGGATGTACTGTGGCCAGAGTTTGGTCTACGACACTTGGTTTGGGCGGTCCTAAACTTCCAGCGGAGTTGTGCTTATTcggagaagaaaaagaagcagctgtag
- the LOC8289717 gene encoding fruit protein pKIWI502 isoform X2, whose translation MFLSFSPPPSPSPLSIPHAHNSHPMSILRRLTPRNLNIRRVASVAAAARQDTTLWSHAPLSLIEPAAESLFHITIDVSDSPDVVSSHSRAGQYLQLRIPDVEKPSFLAIASPPSYAAKKGAFEFLVKSVPASTAELLCRLKKGDVVELTQAMGGGFDIDRISPPEKYCTVLIFATGSGIRFKEWESSGVKIVPVLSEPDDRWTGESGYVQAAFSRAKQIDNPVATGAVLCGQKQMAEEVTSILLADGVSSEKILKNF comes from the exons atgttcctctctttctctccccCTCCCTCTCCCTCTCCCCTCTCTATTCCCCATGCGCATAATAGCCATCCCATGTCTATCCTACGCCGCCTGACTCCCCGCAACCTCAATATACGTCGTGTTGCCTCAGTCGCCGCCGCAGCTCGACAAGACACCACTCTTTGGTCCCACGCTCCACTCTCCTTAATCGAACCAGCGGCGGAATCTCTCTTCCACATAACTATCGACGTCTCCGACTCTCCTGACGTCGTTTCTTCCCATAGTCGCGCCGGGCAGTACCTCCAGCTCCGCATCCCTGACGTGGAGAAACCGTCATTTCTTGCCATCGCGTCACCTCCATCATACGCCGCCAAGAAAGGCgcttttgaatttttagtGAAGAGCGTGCCTGCCTCAACCGCGGAGCTCTTATGCCGCTTAAAGAAAGGGGATGTAGTTGAATTGACTCAAGCGATGGGAGGAGGTTTTGACATAGATCGTATCTCTCCGCCTGAGAAGTATTGTACGGTTCTGATTTTCGCTACTGGATCTGGAATTAG GTTTAAAGAATGGGAGTCTTCTGGTGTTAAGATTGTACCAGTACTATCAGAGCCAGATGATAGGTGGACTGGTGAAAGTGGCTATGTGCAg GCTGCTTTTTCCAGGGCCAAGCAGATTGATAACCCTGTAGCCACTGGTGCGGTGCTGTGTGGGCAGAAACAGATGGCTGAG GAAGTAACATCAATTCTTCTAGCAGATGGAGTCTCAAGTGAGAAAATACTAAAGAACTTCTGA
- the LOC8289715 gene encoding dehydrodolichyl diphosphate synthase CPT3 has protein sequence MNQLLGRLASFMRQSIFHVLRMGPIPSHLSFIMDGNRRFTKKENLKPGAGYRAGFLALMSMLKYCYELGVKHVTIFAFGIDNFKRRPDEVRFIMDLILEKTLGLLKEESIVHQYGIRVHFIGNLKLLDEPLRVAAEKVMRTTSSNTKFVLLICVAYSSTNEITHAVQQSCKEKWNEIEPSNYDKVFNDLVKVEVGKNIDKAIMCGAGESCKEEADELQAAKAKPESNGVTKGVEEIFNEHSVTVSTVQRAFGDKDREGQALWSIKTGDSRIRDEEREKMQSHSIIKQVDLEKHMPMAVAPDPDILIRTSGETRLSNFLLWQAGDCQGYSPDALWPEIVLRQLVWAVLNFQYNYAYLEKKKKQL, from the coding sequence ATGAACCAGCTGCTTGGACGTTTGGCGAGTTTTATGAGACAATCCATATTTCATGTTCTACGCATGGGTCCCATTCCCAGTCATCTTTCGTTCATAATGGATGGAAATCGGAGGTTTACTAAGAAGGAGAACCTGAAACCAGGGGCTGGTTATAGGGCTGGGTTTTTAGCTCTTATGTCCATGCTTAAGTACTGCTATGAGTTGGGGGTGAAGCATGTAACTATTTTTGCCTTTGgcattgataattttaaaaggcGACCTGATGAGGTTCGGTTTATAATGGATCTGATACTGGAGAAGACTCTGGGGTTGCTCAAGGAAGAAAGTATAGTCCATCAATATGGTATTAGAGTACATTTTATTGGTAATTTGAAGCTTCTAGATGAGCCACTCAGGGTTGCAGCAGAAAAGGTTATGAGGACTACCTCCAGCAATACCAAGTTTGTTCTTTTGATTTGCGTAGCCTATTCATCAACTAATGAGATAACCCATGCTGTTCAACAATCTTGTAAAGAGAAATGGAATGAAATTGAGCCTTCCAACTATGATAAAGTTTTCAATGATCTAGTTAAAGTAGAAGTTGGTAAGAATATAGATAAGGCCATCATGTGTGGTGCTGGAGAGTCCTGCAAAGAGGAAGCAGATGAACTCCAAGCAGCGAAAGCAAAGCCAGAAAGTAATGGTGTGACTAAAGGAGTTGAAGAGATTTTCAATGAACACAGTGTCACTGTGAGTACTGTCCAAAGAGCTTTCGGAGACAAAGATAGAGAAGGTCAAGCGCTGTGGAGTATTAAAACCGGCGACAGTAGGATTCGAGATGAAGAAAGGGAGAAAATGCAATCTCATTCTATCATAAAGCAGGTAGATCTCGAGAAGCACATGCCCATGGCAGTAGCTCCTGATCCTGATATACTGATCCGAACATCAGGGGAGACCCGTCTGAGCAACTTCCTACTTTGGCAGGCTGGTGACTGCCAAGGGTATTCTCCGGATGCATTGTGGCCAGAGATTGTTCTGCGACAGTTGGTGTGGGCGGTACTAAACTTCCAGTATAATTATGCTTATttggagaagaaaaagaagcagcTGTAG
- the LOC8289719 gene encoding protein DETOXIFICATION 16 isoform X2 has translation MGSALETLCGQAYGAEQYHMLGIHSQRAMLTLLALSIPLAIIWFYTSTILMFLGQDHEISAGAGTFNRSMIPALFAYSLLQCLNRFLQTQNNVFPMMVSSGITACLHILVCWVLVFKSGLGSKGAALAITVSYWINVLLLAFYINSSPACKKTWTGFSKEALHDVLSFVKLAVPSAIMICLEYWSFEMVVLLSGLLPNPKLETSVLSISLNTCWMVYMISVGLGGAISTRVSNELGAGRPEGAQLALCVMIIMALSEGLVVGIVTVLLRQVWGKLYSNEEEVIKYVANILPLLALSDFLDGFQCVLSGAARGCGWQTLCACINLGAYYVVAIPCALLFAFVFHIGGMGLWMGIICGLLVQIVALVTINACTNWDQEAAKAINRVGKSGSIG, from the exons ATGGGAAGTGCATTAGAAACACTTTGTGGGCAAGCCTATGGCGCTGAACAATACCACATGCTTGGAATTCACTCGCAAAGGGCAATGCTAACCCTCCTAGCACTAAGCATTCCTCTTGCAATCATATGGTTTTACACTAGCACCATCCTTATGTTTCTTGGCCAAGATCATGAGATATCCGCTGGAGCAGGAACATTCAATCGCTCGATGATTCCTGCCCTTTTCGCCTATAGCTTGCTGCAATGTCTAAACAGATTTCTGCAAACACAAAACAATGTCTTTCCTATGATGGTCAGCTCAGGGATCACAGCTTGTTTGCATATTCTTGTGTGTTGGGTTCTTGTTTTCAAATCAGGACTTGGAAGCAAGGGAGCTGCATTGGCAATTACTGTTTCCTATTGGATTAATGTACTTCTGTTAGCTTTCTATATCAACTCCTCTCCAGCTTGCAAGAAAACTTGGACTGGGTTTTCAAAGGAGGCACTACATGATGTCCTTAGCTTTGTAAAACTTGCAGTTCCATCAGCAATCATGATATG CCTTGAATATTGGTCATTTGAAATGGTGGTTCTCCTGTCTGGTCTTCTTCCAAATCCCAAATTAGAGACCTCTGTGCTATCAATAAG CCTGAACACATGTTGGATGGTTTATATGATCTCTGTTGGCCTTGGTGGTGCCATTAG TACAAGAGTATCAAATGAACTGGGTGCAGGGCGCCCGGAAGGCGCGCAACTGGCTCTTTGTGTGATGATCATAATGGCCCTCTCAGAGGGGTTAGTAGTTGGTATTGTAACAGTTTTGCTACGCCAAGTATGGGGAAAGCTCTACAGCAATGAAGAGGAAGTGATCAAATATGTTGCTAACATTTTGCCTTTGCTAGCACTTTCTGATTTCTTGGATGGATTCCAATGTGTACTCTCAG GTGCTGCTAGAGGATGTGGATGGCAAACCCTATGTGCTTGTATTAACCTTGGGGCTTATTATGTCGTGGCAATTCCTTGTGCTCTGCTGTTTGCTTTTGTCTTCCACATTGGAGGCATG GGGCTATGGATGGGAATCATATGTGGGCTCTTGGTACAAATTGTGGCGCTTGTTACTATAAATGCATGCACCAATTGGGATCAAGAG GCAGCCAAAGCAATAAACAGAGTTGGAAAATCTGGAAGCATTGGCTAA
- the LOC8289719 gene encoding protein DETOXIFICATION 16 isoform X1 has protein sequence MEIGERSGLESTLIPVKELEDEELSQKGCCRRDFLEEAKKQFWLAGPLITVSMLQYCLQVISIMFVGHLGELALSGASMASSFASVTGFNVLLGMGSALETLCGQAYGAEQYHMLGIHSQRAMLTLLALSIPLAIIWFYTSTILMFLGQDHEISAGAGTFNRSMIPALFAYSLLQCLNRFLQTQNNVFPMMVSSGITACLHILVCWVLVFKSGLGSKGAALAITVSYWINVLLLAFYINSSPACKKTWTGFSKEALHDVLSFVKLAVPSAIMICLEYWSFEMVVLLSGLLPNPKLETSVLSISLNTCWMVYMISVGLGGAISTRVSNELGAGRPEGAQLALCVMIIMALSEGLVVGIVTVLLRQVWGKLYSNEEEVIKYVANILPLLALSDFLDGFQCVLSGAARGCGWQTLCACINLGAYYVVAIPCALLFAFVFHIGGMGLWMGIICGLLVQIVALVTINACTNWDQEAAKAINRVGKSGSIG, from the exons ATGGAAATAGGAGAAAGATCAGGTCTTGAATCTACTCTTATTCCAGTCAAGGAACTTGAAGATGAGGAATTATCTCAAAAGGGCTGTTGCAGAAGGGATTTTCTTGAGGAGGCAAAGAAGCAATTTTGGCTTGCTGGGCCTCTTATAACAGTTAGTATGCTTCAGTATTGCTTACAAGTGATATCAATTATGTTTGTTGGGCATCTTGGTGAGCTTGCTCTTTCTGGTGCTTCCATGGCTTCTTCCTTTGCTTCTGTTACTGGTTTTAATGTCTTG CTAGGAATGGGAAGTGCATTAGAAACACTTTGTGGGCAAGCCTATGGCGCTGAACAATACCACATGCTTGGAATTCACTCGCAAAGGGCAATGCTAACCCTCCTAGCACTAAGCATTCCTCTTGCAATCATATGGTTTTACACTAGCACCATCCTTATGTTTCTTGGCCAAGATCATGAGATATCCGCTGGAGCAGGAACATTCAATCGCTCGATGATTCCTGCCCTTTTCGCCTATAGCTTGCTGCAATGTCTAAACAGATTTCTGCAAACACAAAACAATGTCTTTCCTATGATGGTCAGCTCAGGGATCACAGCTTGTTTGCATATTCTTGTGTGTTGGGTTCTTGTTTTCAAATCAGGACTTGGAAGCAAGGGAGCTGCATTGGCAATTACTGTTTCCTATTGGATTAATGTACTTCTGTTAGCTTTCTATATCAACTCCTCTCCAGCTTGCAAGAAAACTTGGACTGGGTTTTCAAAGGAGGCACTACATGATGTCCTTAGCTTTGTAAAACTTGCAGTTCCATCAGCAATCATGATATG CCTTGAATATTGGTCATTTGAAATGGTGGTTCTCCTGTCTGGTCTTCTTCCAAATCCCAAATTAGAGACCTCTGTGCTATCAATAAG CCTGAACACATGTTGGATGGTTTATATGATCTCTGTTGGCCTTGGTGGTGCCATTAG TACAAGAGTATCAAATGAACTGGGTGCAGGGCGCCCGGAAGGCGCGCAACTGGCTCTTTGTGTGATGATCATAATGGCCCTCTCAGAGGGGTTAGTAGTTGGTATTGTAACAGTTTTGCTACGCCAAGTATGGGGAAAGCTCTACAGCAATGAAGAGGAAGTGATCAAATATGTTGCTAACATTTTGCCTTTGCTAGCACTTTCTGATTTCTTGGATGGATTCCAATGTGTACTCTCAG GTGCTGCTAGAGGATGTGGATGGCAAACCCTATGTGCTTGTATTAACCTTGGGGCTTATTATGTCGTGGCAATTCCTTGTGCTCTGCTGTTTGCTTTTGTCTTCCACATTGGAGGCATG GGGCTATGGATGGGAATCATATGTGGGCTCTTGGTACAAATTGTGGCGCTTGTTACTATAAATGCATGCACCAATTGGGATCAAGAG GCAGCCAAAGCAATAAACAGAGTTGGAAAATCTGGAAGCATTGGCTAA
- the LOC8289717 gene encoding fruit protein pKIWI502 isoform X1, which produces MFLSFSPPPSPSPLSIPHAHNSHPMSILRRLTPRNLNIRRVASVAAAARQDTTLWSHAPLSLIEPAAESLFHITIDVSDSPDVVSSHSRAGQYLQLRIPDVEKPSFLAIASPPSYAAKKGAFEFLVKSVPASTAELLCRLKKGDVVELTQAMGGGFDIDRISPPEKYCTVLIFATGSGISPIRSLIESGFGANRRSDVRLYYGARNLNRMAYQDRFKEWESSGVKIVPVLSEPDDRWTGESGYVQAAFSRAKQIDNPVATGAVLCGQKQMAEEVTSILLADGVSSEKILKNF; this is translated from the exons atgttcctctctttctctccccCTCCCTCTCCCTCTCCCCTCTCTATTCCCCATGCGCATAATAGCCATCCCATGTCTATCCTACGCCGCCTGACTCCCCGCAACCTCAATATACGTCGTGTTGCCTCAGTCGCCGCCGCAGCTCGACAAGACACCACTCTTTGGTCCCACGCTCCACTCTCCTTAATCGAACCAGCGGCGGAATCTCTCTTCCACATAACTATCGACGTCTCCGACTCTCCTGACGTCGTTTCTTCCCATAGTCGCGCCGGGCAGTACCTCCAGCTCCGCATCCCTGACGTGGAGAAACCGTCATTTCTTGCCATCGCGTCACCTCCATCATACGCCGCCAAGAAAGGCgcttttgaatttttagtGAAGAGCGTGCCTGCCTCAACCGCGGAGCTCTTATGCCGCTTAAAGAAAGGGGATGTAGTTGAATTGACTCAAGCGATGGGAGGAGGTTTTGACATAGATCGTATCTCTCCGCCTGAGAAGTATTGTACGGTTCTGATTTTCGCTACTGGATCTGGAATTAG CCCAATTCGATCTCTGATTGAGTCAGGGTTTGGTGCCAATAGAAGATCTGATGTGAGACTGTATTATGGGGCACGAAACCTCAATAGAATGGCTTACCAG GATAGGTTTAAAGAATGGGAGTCTTCTGGTGTTAAGATTGTACCAGTACTATCAGAGCCAGATGATAGGTGGACTGGTGAAAGTGGCTATGTGCAg GCTGCTTTTTCCAGGGCCAAGCAGATTGATAACCCTGTAGCCACTGGTGCGGTGCTGTGTGGGCAGAAACAGATGGCTGAG GAAGTAACATCAATTCTTCTAGCAGATGGAGTCTCAAGTGAGAAAATACTAAAGAACTTCTGA
- the LOC8289716 gene encoding sarcoplasmic reticulum histidine-rich calcium-binding protein, with amino-acid sequence MDCKRFIQLVEEKKKRALEKKEAPLKWEQKLEAAAKAKADAEAKERKQKASKHKRCASKSDTDSDSDSDDVRKSKKRSHKKHRRHISSDSGENERRREKNSKRKPKRRCSSSSDEGTDSSESEFEEERRRKKRNHGRHRHHNSRSDSSASDMSSDDDSQMMKRRSHTRRHRHSQSSASDSSSDEDNGISRRRNHSKHHKRHRRSESRDSDFSSDEDRRGHWKHHKRHQRSHSIDSRSSDSDGLGCDQRKLSTKSFDHSSEETGKRSKHKRSAHHHDQHRRHHSGEENHSSQHPEEGNGKSCPEN; translated from the coding sequence atggaCTGCAAGAGATTCATACAGTTGGTtgaggagaagaagaagagagctCTAGAGAAGAAGGAAGCCCCTTTGAAATGGGAGCAGAAGTTAGAAGCTGCTGCAAAAGCAAAGGCTGATGCTGAAGCCAAAGAGAGGAAGCAGAAGGCTTCAAAGCATAAAAGATGTGCATCAAAGTCTGACACTGACAGTGATAGTGATAGTGATGATGTCCGAAAGTCTAAGAAGAGAAGTCACAAGAAGCACAGAAGGCATATAAGTTCTGATTCTGGTGAGAATGAGAGGAGGAGAGAAAAGAATTCTAAGCGAAAGCCAAAGAGAAGGTGCTCCAGCTCAAGTGATGAGGGCACTGATAGTTCTGAAAGCgaatttgaagaagaaaggaggaggaagaagagaaaCCATGGAAGACATAGGCATCACAATTCAAGATCAGATTCCAGTGCTTCTGATATGTCGAGCGATGATGACAGCCAAATGATGAAAAGGAGAAGCCACACAAGGCGCCACCGTCATTCTCAATCTAGTGCTTCAGATTCTTCCAGTGATGAGGACAATGGTATAAGCAGGAGAAGAAATCATTCAAAACACCACAAACGTCACCGTAGATCAGAGTCTAGAGATTCAGATTTCTCTAGCGATGAGGATAGGAGAGGCCATTGGAAGCATCATAAACGTCATCAGCGATCACATAGTATAGACTCAAGGTCATCTGATTCTGATGGTCTCGGGTGTGACCAAAGGAAGCTATCTACAAAGTCATTTGATCACAGTAGTGAAGAAACAGGTAAAAGATCAAAGCACAAGAGATCAGCTCATCATCACGACCAACACAGACGCCATCATTCCGGTGAGGAGAATCATTCATCTCAGCATCCTGAAGAAGGCAATGGAAAATCATGCCCAGAAAACTGA
- the LOC8289718 gene encoding ATP synthase subunit beta, mitochondrial, with product MASRRLLSSLLRSSTRRSVSKSPLSNSNPKLSTPSPISTRRASSYGYLLNRTSEYATSAAAAAAPPSTSEGVKGSGGGKITDDFTGKGAIGQVCQVIGAVVDVRFDEGLPPILTALEVLDHSIRLVLEVAQHLGGSMVRTIAMDGTEGLVRGQKVLNTGSPITVPVGRATLGRIINVIGEPIDEKGDLKTDHFLPIHREAPSFVDQATEQQILVTGIKVVDMLAPYQRGGKIGLFGGAGVGKTVLIMELINNVAKAHGGFSVFAGVGERTREGNDLYREMIESGVIKLGDKQAESKCALVYGQMNEPPGARARVGLTGLTVAEHFRDAEGQDVLLFIDNIFRFTQANSEVSALLGRIPSAVGYQPTLATDLGGLQERITTTKKGSITSVQAIYVPADDLTDPAPATTFAHLDATTVLSRQISELGIYPAVDPLDSTSRMLSPHILGEEHYNTARGVQKVLQNYKNLQDIIAILGMDELSEDDKLTVARARKIQKFLSQPFHVAEVFTGAPGKYVELKESVASFQGVLDGKYDDLPEQSFYMVGGIEEVIAKADKIAKELAA from the exons ATGGCTTCACGCAGACTCTTATCTTCTCTTCTCCGATCATCAACTCGCCGATCTGTCTCCAAATCGCCTCTGTCAAACTCTAATCCCAAACTCTCCACGCCATCTCCAATTTCCACGCGCCGCGCGTCGTCTTACGGCTACCTCCTCAATCGCACTTCCGAGTATGCCACATCCGCCGCTGCTGCGGCTGCTCCACCTTCAACATCGGAGGGAGTGAAGGGAAGCGGTGGTGGTAAGATCACCGATGACTTCACCGGAAAAGGCGCGATCGGTCAAGTGTGTCAGGTGATCGGTGCGGTTGTTGATGTTAGATTTGATGAAGGATTGCCTCCGATTTTGACGGCGCTTGAAGTGCTTGACCATTCGATTAGGTTAGTGCTTGAAGTGGCTCAGCATTTGGGTGGAAGTATGGTTAGGACTATTGCTATGGATGGTACCGAAGGTTTGGTTAGAGGTCAGAAGGTTCTCAATACTGGTTCTCCTATCACT gTTCCTGTGGGTCGGGCCACTCTTGGTCGTATCATTAACGTTATTGGAGAGCCAATTGATGAGAAGGGAGATCTCA AGACCGACCACTTCTTGCCCATTCACAGAGAAGCTCCATCTTTTGTCGACCAAGCTACTGAGCAACAGATCCTTGTAACTGGTATCAAG GTTGTTGATATGCTTGCACCATACCAAAGGGGAGGAAAGATTGGTCTGTTTGGTGGTGCTGGTGTAGGAAAAACTGTGCTTATTATGGAACTTATCAACAATGTTGCAAAAGCTCACG GTGGTTTCTCAGTGTTTGCTGGTGTTGGAGAGCGCACCCGTGAGGGTAATGACTTGTACAGGGAAATGATTGAGAGTGGTGTCATTAAGCTAGGGGATAAACAG GCTGAAAGCAAATGTGCACTTGTGTACGGTCAAATGAATGAGCCCCCTGGTGCTCGTGCCCGTGTTGGTCTAACTGGTCTAACTGTAGCAGAGCACTTCCGTGATGCTGAAGGACAAGATGTGCTTCTCTTCATTGACAATATTTTCCGTTTCACCCAG GCTAACTCAGAGGTGTCTGCTTTGCTTGGTCGTATCCCATCTGCTGTCGGTTACCAACCAACTTTGGCTACCGATCTTGGAGGTCTCCAGGAGCGTATTACAACCACTAAGAAAGGTTCCATCACGTCTGTCCAAGCTATTTATGTGCCTGCTGATGATTTGACTGATCCGGCTCCTGCCACCACCTTTGCTCACTTGGATGCCACAACTGTGTTGTCACGGCAg ATTTCTGAATTGGGTATATATCCTGCTGTTGATCCCCTTGATTCTACATCCCGTATGCTCTCTCCTCATATTTTGGGTGAGGAACACTACAACACCGCCCGTGGTGTGCAGAAGGTTCTTCAGAACTACAAGAATCTGCAAGATATTATTGCCATTTTGGGAATGGATGAGCTCAGTGAAGATGACAAGTTGACAGTTGCCCGTGCACGTAAAATTCAGAAATTCTTGAGCCAGCCTTTCCATGTTGCAGAAGTTTTCACTGGTGCCCCTGGCAAGTACGTCGAGTTGAAGGAGAGCGTTGCCAGCTTCCAG GGCGTGTTGGATGGAAAATATGATGACCTTCCAGAACAATCATTTTACATGGTTGGAGGCATTGAAGAGGTCATTGCTAAGGCAGATAAGATTGCAAAGGAGCTAGCAGCCTAA
- the LOC8289720 gene encoding protein DETOXIFICATION 12: MASTQDKAMEESLLLKDDSRTALTWPVFTQEVKKLGYIAGPMVAVILSQYLLQVISLMMVGHLGELALSSTAIATSLAGVTGFSFLLGMASALETLCGQAYGAKQYKKLGIQTQTAIFCLILVCIPLSIIWTFMGKLLVSIGQDPAISHEAGKYMMWLVPSLFAYAALQPLVRYFQMQSLITPMLLSSCATLCFHMPLCWVLTFHSGLENLGAALAMDISIWLNVIFLGLYMSYSSACAKTRAPISVELFHGIGEFFRFAIFSAVMICLEWWSFELLVLLSGLLPNPQLETSVLSVCLQTISTLYSIPYGFGAAVSTRVSNELGAGKPQAARIAVFAVLFLAVVETAIVSSALFACRHVFGYLFSNEKEVVDCVTTMSPLVALSVIMDSLQGVLSGVARGCGWQHIGAYVNLGAFYLCGIPVAAVLGFWLKLRGMGLWIGIQVGAFTQTVLLSIVTSRVNWDKQASEARERIFEGRSSVDNGVEENRK; this comes from the exons ATGGCGAGCACGCAGGATAAAGCCATGGAAGAATCTCTGTTACTCAAAGACGATTCAAGAACAGCTCTAACATGGCCTGTTTTTACACAAGAAGTGAAAAAACTAGGTTACATAGCAGGACCTATGGTCGCTGTTATTCTTTCCCAGTATCTTCTGCAAGTTATTTCCTTGATGATGGTTGGTCACCTCGGTGAACTTGCTCTTTCTAGCACCGCCATCGCCACCTCTCTTGCTGGTGTTACTGGTTTTAGTTTTCTT TTAGGGATGGCAAGTGCACTGGAAACTCTATGTGGACAAGCATATGGAGCTAAGCAGTATAAGAAACTGGGAATTCAAACTCAAACTGCAATATTCTGTTTGATCCTAGTTTGTATCCCTCTTTCTATAATATGGACATTTATGGGAAAGCTTCTTGTTTCAATTGGCCAAGACCCCGCAATTTCACATGAAGCTGGTAAATATATGATGTGGCTTGTCCCTTCGCTCTTTGCCTATGCTGCTCTTCAGCCACTTGTTCGGTATTTTCAGATGCAGAGTTTGATCACTCCTATGCTGCTAAGTTCTTGTGCCACTCTTTGTTTCCATATGCCTCTCTGTTGGGTTTTAACATTCCATTCAGGACTAGAAAATCTTGGAGCAGCATTAGCAATGGATATATCAATCTGGTTGAATGTAATATTTCTTGGGTTATACATGAGTTACTCTTCAGCCTGTGCTAAAACTCGGGCCCCAATTTCTGTGGAGTTATTTCATGGGATTGGAGAATTCTTCCGCTTTGCTATCTTTTCTGCAGTAATGATCTG TCTCGAATGGTGGTCATTTGAGTTGCTTGTCTTGCTCTCGGGGCTTTTACCAAATCCCCAGCTTGAAACTTCTGTACTGTCCGTCTG TCTCCAAACTATTTCTACACTCTATTCAATACCATATGGATTTGGTGCTGCAGTAAG CACAAGAGTTTCAAATGAATTAGGAGCAGGAAAACCCCAGGCTGCACGCATTGCTGTCTTTGCTGTGCTGTTTCTTGCAGTTGTGGAGACAGCTATAGTAAGCAGTGCCCTCTTCGCCTGCCGCCACGTTTTTGGTTACCTTTTCAGCAACGAAAAGGAAGTAGTGGATTGTGTTACAACCATGTCTCCTCTGGTTGCTTTGTCAGTTATAATGGACAGCTTACAGGGGGTGCTTTCAG GGGTTGCAAGGGGGTGTGGATGGCAGCATATAGGGGCTTATGTCAACCTCGGGGCCTTCTATCTTTGCGGGATTCCGGTTGCTGCCGTTTTGGGTTTCTGGCTAAAGTTAAGAGGCATGGGTCTCTGGATTGGTATACAAGTTGGTGCCTTTACGCAAACAGTTCTACTCTCTATAGTTACAAGTCGTGTAAATTGGGATAAGCAG GCAAGTGAGGCAAGGGAAAGGATATTTGAAGGAAGATCTTCAGTTGACAATGGTGttgaagaaaacagaaaatag